A single genomic interval of Prunus dulcis chromosome 5, ALMONDv2, whole genome shotgun sequence harbors:
- the LOC117627214 gene encoding uncharacterized protein LOC117627214: MNKLIEFGRKALFYARVLSGYEERRIRSFRLEVEKRLKEANERKLAIRKIPEQTILSEVRRMVEEMKTLNRKMEETEAAIEEYFKPIDKEAEMIMKTQLEGEERTMKEMMKAMHQQALLEKAEAEKTTAAAQNLETNQKNQDSRPKTQHLPPAP; this comes from the exons ATGAACAAGCTGATTGAATTTGGAAGGAAAGCTCTATTCTATGCGAGGGTTCTTTCGGGCTACGAAGAACGGAGAATCCGATCGTTTCGGTTGGAGGTTGAAAAGCGTCTGAAAGAG GCAAATGAGCGGAAGTTAGCCATAAGAAAGATCCCTGAGCAAACAATTTTGTCGGAGGTTCGTCGTATGGTTGAGGAGATGAAAACTTTAAATAGGAAGATGGAAGAAACG GAAGCTGCTATTGAAGAGTACTTCAAGCCGATTGACAAAGAGGCTGAGATGATAATGAAAACGCAACTtgaaggagaggagaggaCAATGAAGGAGATGATGAAAGCCATGCATCAACAGGCTTTGCTTGAGAAAGCTGAAGCGGAGaaaacaacagcagcagcacaAAATTTGGAAACAAACCAGAAGAACCAAGACTCGAGACCCAAGACCCAACATCTGCCACCGGCCCCATGA
- the LOC117627213 gene encoding bax inhibitor 1, with amino-acid sequence MDAFTSFFDSQTSSRNRWNFESLKNFRQISPVVQNHLKLVYLTLCCTLIASAAGAYLHILWNIGGIVTLLGCVGCMIWVLATPHYEEKKRVSLLMAAGLLEGATLGPLIDLAIKINPSVLISAFGGTALAFGCFSAAAMLAKRREYLYLGGLVSSGLSMLLWLQFASSIFGGSAAMYKFELYFGLLIFVGYMVVDTQEMIEKAHNGDLDYVKHAMTLFSDFIAVFVRVLIIMLKNSIEKNEKKKKRRD; translated from the exons ATGGACGCGTTCACATCGTTCTTCGATTCCCAAACGTCTTCAAGAAACCGCTGGAACTTCGAGTCTCTCAAGAACTTCCGTCAGATCTCTCCtgttgttcagaatcatctcAAGCTG GTCTACCTCACCTTATGCTGTACTCTCATCGCTTCAGCTGCTGGAGCTTACCTGCATATCCTATGGAACATTGGAGGCATTGTAACTTTACTTGGCTGCGTAGGATGTATGATCTGGGTACTCGCCACCCCTCATTATGAAGAG AAAAAGAGGGTTTCTCTACTTATGGCTGCTGGTCTCCTTGAGGGAGCTACTCTTGGTCCTTTGATTGATCTGGCCATTAAGATTAATCCAAG TGTCCTGATCAGTGCATTTGGGGGAACTGCTCTGGCCTTTGGTTGTTTCTCAGCAGCAGCCATGTTGGCAAAGCGCAGAGAATACCTTTACCTGGGGGGCTTGGTTTCTTCTGGACTGTCCATGCTACTCTGGTTGCAATTTGCTTCTTCTATCTTTGGGGGTTCAGCAGCTATGTATAAGTTTGAG TTGTACTTCGGGCTTCTGATTTTCGTGGGGTACATGGTAGTTGACACGCAAGAAATGATTGAGAAGGCACACAATGGTGACCTGGACTATGTGAAGCATGCCATGACCCTTTTCAGTGACTTCATTGCTGTTTTTGTGCGCGTACTCATCATCATG TTGAAGAACTCAattgagaagaatgagaagaagaagaagaggagggaTTGA
- the LOC117628190 gene encoding probable serine/threonine-protein kinase cdc7: MEMATRPTDSALVATAISDSEKAWHLLALLLSLGRPTHLSELASRCTLFPASPPLVQYLCSVPGSPLALSESLCVTPSLASFEAFVESVSCGGAGDALRSYLGKRKRFVVDCGFGPLAKRRLIVDFGNVNEEIGAPKSVGYSAPKIHCRMTDYISRNINMLDEMRPNIIVQTNVNKTIMACQADAEPANPISMSDALVLYKGANLHELDCKGTNFLEKVEQSNISAEVDVNIIGRCKVTNLRIVEDERIVRGEDKQLLIGPSSPNGEIGNLFQPYTALSDMLPESDSRRKNANCKDTMPSNKNQTTRHESSTICPATEFSVARKQLLKPSAKIAIHKDKMAPRLQSHYLEHDQAVATPKENQHQKIDQKPISMAQKSKQYYDDKHINERKRRHNSISPKDQPEKKELPIFESYIVDEEEGSGGYGTVYRAQSKNDGTKVAIKCPHANAHKHHVNNELRMLERFGGKNFVIKYEGCITNGNSNCFVLQHVEHDRPEVLKKEIDLFHLQWYGYCLFKALASLHKQGIVHRDVKPGNFLFSCKASKGYLIDFNLATDLHQKYGTSGKSKVGYDINSLDEKLTNAKSIPRTTVRMSTVKSSIKANGETKKGLKPTFDPKDLKKKAFSQVKAYNDSGSWSVMKSQGADGSGITSAKDVTSARTPPAERLREPLPCQGRKELISLVQEARQSPNHEASGVSAPMRKRVPAPPGNEDGKLFYITPMPLHSTGNGIGGAGLIRNRGGGKQKKEGPCAGTKGFRAPEVLLRSPHQGPKVDIWSAGVTLLYLIIGRTPFFGDPEQNIKDIAKLRGSEELWEVAKLHDRESSFPVDLYSTESLPSIKLQDWCRRSTKRPDFFKEIPRPLFDLVDKCLTVNPRVRISAEEALRHEFFAPCHEVLRKQRLQRQVL, encoded by the exons ATGGAAATGGCGACTCGCCCCACCGACTCAGCTCTCGTTGCCACAGCCATCTCCGACTCAGAGAAGGCCTGGCACCTCCTGGCCCTCCTCTTGTCACTAGGCCGCCCAACTCACCTCTCCGAGCTCGCCTCCCGATGCACGCTGTTCCCGGCGTCGCCTCCCTTGGTCCAATACCTCTGCTCCGTTCCCGGCTCGCCTCTCGCCTTATCGGAATCTCTCTGCGTCACGCCGTCCCTGGCTTCCTTTGAAGCTTTCGTCGAGTCCGTTTCGTGTGGCGGTGCTGGTGATGCACTGAGAAGCTACTTGGGGAAGCGAAAGCGGTTCGTTGTGGATTGCGGATTCGGGCCTCTGGCCAAGCGGAGATTGATTGTGGATTTTGGAAATG tgaatgaagaaattggagcGCCGAAATCAGTTGGATATAGTGCTCCCAAG ATACATTGCCGCATGACTGACTACATCAGCAGAAACATAAACATGTTAGATGAAATGAGGCCCAATATAATTGTGCAAACGAATGTTAACAAAACAATAATGGCATGTCAAGCTGATGCAGAACCAGCTAATCCCATCAGCATGTCCGATGCTTTGGTCCTTTACAAAGGAGCTAACTTACATGAGTTAGACTGCAAGGGAACAAATTTCCTAGAGAAAGTCGAACAAAGCAATATATCGGCAGAGGTGGATGTTAATATTATTGGCAGATGTAAAGTTACAAATCTTAGAATTGTTGAAGATGAAAGAATTGTGAGAGGTGAGGACAAACAGTTGTTAATAGGTCCTTCCAGCCCTAATGGAGAAATAGGAAATTTATTTCAGCCATATACTGCTCTTTCTGATATGCTGCCTGAAAGTGACTCCAGACGGAAAAATGCAAATTGTAAAGATACAATGCCTTCgaataaaaatcaaacaacAAGACATGAGAGCTCTACCATATGTCCAGCTACTGAATTCTCTGTTGCTCGAAAGCAATTGTTGAAACCCTCTGCCAAAATCGCCATTCACAAGGATAAGATGGCTCCGAGACTGCAATCACACTACTTAGAGCATGATCAGGCTGTTGCCACTCCGAAAGAGAACCAGCACCAGAAAATAGATCAAAAGCCAATCAGCATGGCACAGAAATCAAAGCAGTATTATGATGACAAGcatattaatgaaagaaagagACGCCATAACTCTATTTCTCCTAAG GATCAACCAGAGAAAAAAGAACTTCCTATTTTTGAATCTTACATTgtagatgaagaagaaggttCAG GAGGTTATGGCACTGTTTACAGGGCACAAAGCAAGAATGACGGGACAAAGGTTGCTATTAAAT GCCCCCATGCTAATGCTCATAAGCATCATGTTAACAATGAGTTAAGGATGCTGGAAAGGTTTGG GGGCAAAAACTTCGTGATAAAATATGAAGGCTGTATCACGAATGGAAATTCGAATTGCTTTGTATTGCAGCACGTTGAGCATGATAGGCCTGAG GTTTTAAAGAAAGAGATAGATCTTTTTCATCTCCAATGGTATGGCTATTGCTTGTTTAAAGCGCTGGCAAGCCTTCATAAACAG GGCATAGTGCATAGAGATGTTAAACCTGGTAacttccttttttcttgtaaGGCCAGCAAGGGTTACCTCATTGATTTCAATCTTGCCACG GATTTGCATCAGAAGTATGGAACAAGCG GCAAATCAAAAGTTGGATATGATATAAACAGCCTTGATGAGAAACTTACCAATGCGAAATCTATTCCTCGAACCACGGTTAGGATGTCAACTGTTAAATCTTCAATAAAGGCCAATGGAGAGACCAAAAAGGGTCTCAAACCCACTTTTGATCCCAAGGACTTGAAAAAGAAGGCTTTCAGTCAAGTGAAGGCCTATAATGATTCAGGTAGTTGGAGTGTTATGAAAAGTCAAGGTGCAGATGGCTCAGGCATAACGTCAGCAAAGGATGTGACAAGTGCCAGGACTCCTCCAGCAGAAAGGCTGAGGGAACCTTTGCCATGCCAAGGAAGGAAAGAGCTCATCAGCCTAGTACAGGAAGCAAGGCAGAGTCCAAATCATGAAGCATCAGGTGTTTCAGCTCCTATGAGAAAGAGGGTTCCTGCCCCTCCTGGAAATGAGGATGGCAAGCTTTTCTATATCACTCCTATGCCTCTGCACTCAACTGGCAATGGTATAGGTGGTGCAGGCTTGATTAGAAACAGAG GGGGTGGAAAGCAGAAGAAAGAAGGTCCTTGTGCTGGAACTAAAGGCTTCCGGGCTCCAGAG GTTCTCTTGAGATCCCCACATCAAGGCCCCAAGGTTGATATCTGGTCTGCTGGAGTCACATTACTCTACTTAATAATTGGCAGAACACCCTTTTTTGGAGATCCTGAACA GAACATAAAGGACATAGCAAAGTTGAGGGGCAGTGAAGAATTATGGGAAGTTGCCAAGCTACACGACCGTGAATCTTCATTTCCAGTG GACCTCTATAGTACAGAGTCTTTGCCATCTATTAAACTACAGGATTGGTGTAGAAGGAGCACAAAGAGACCAGACTTCTTTAAGGAAATCCCTAGACCCCTTTTCGATCTAGTGGATAAATGCTTGACAGTGAACCCTAGGGTTAGGATAAGTGCAGAGGAAGCCCTTAGACATGAATTTTTTGCCCCATGCCATGAAGTGCTGAGAAAGCAAAGGCTCCAGAGGCAGGTGTTATAA